The Geoalkalibacter subterraneus genome contains the following window.
TCACGTTGGGCAACTTTTTGCTCACGCTCCTGAAGAAGCTGCCGCGCCTCGCGCAACTCGGCAAGAATCCGGCGTTCTTCCACCGTCGCAGCACTGACAGCCGTAGAGTTCTCGTCAGCCTGCCCGATACGGTCGGCGGAACCAACAAACAGGCACAAAAACAGCAGAAACAGAATTCGCTTGGTCATCAGAATCTCCGGTGAAACTGAACCGCAATCTCGTCCAGCACCGCCGTTTCGCGACGCTTGAGTTCCTGTTGAAACTGCAGATTCTTTTTCTCTTTGAGTTTTTCGAGCAGCTTTTTGTCCCTTGCGGCGTCAGCCAGGGTTTCGCGCTTGCGCACGATCTGGTCCCGCAGCCGGTCCATACGATCTGCCAGGTGAGCCAGCTGCTCGATCTTGGAACTGATGCGGTGGTGATAGAGCAGCAGTTCGTCG
Protein-coding sequences here:
- the fliJ gene encoding flagellar export protein FliJ; amino-acid sequence: MKNQFKLQPVLNYRQTLEDQAKQDLGRCLQKEAELMEEIQVKEQDLGALYRDLEARQQQGVSTDELLLYHHRISSKIEQLAHLADRMDRLRDQIVRKRETLADAARDKKLLEKLKEKKNLQFQQELKRRETAVLDEIAVQFHRRF